The Terriglobus tenax genome contains a region encoding:
- the rpoB gene encoding DNA-directed RNA polymerase subunit beta yields the protein MSSELRAVRSRLDFSKIPTAIQIPNLIEVQRRSYERFLQMDKLPQEREDNGLQSVFTSVFPITDFRNVSELEFVDYSIGNWECKCGYLKGLNHLRTACSTCGHMVITDPFHPGDVLCTFCGTYNKNTPDFCTKCGDPVGLQLKYDQAECEERGMTFSAPLKVTIRLKIYDKDPDTGAKTLRDMKEQEVFFGDIPLMTPNGTFIVNGTERVIVSQLHRSPGVFFETANNRTYFLGKIIPYRGSWVEFEYDQKNILYVRIDRKRKFLGTIFLRALGLRTDEEILKTFYTVDTINVRDQKLFWKVKEEGATNLLGSKPGVAVKIDGNDVATPNRKISPSILKQLRAGKVEDVEVETAEFDAAIFAADVVDLTTGELLYEANQEVTTDKLHKIAQSGVTSFEAFFPERDDVGNIITNTLKRDSVRKSEEALIEIYRKLRPGDPPTLDTATALFEGMFFDPRKYDFSRVGRLKFNIKLYENGDASELDKRTLTPEDFYGTIRYLLKLRKNIGMVDDIDHLGNRRVRAVGELMENQFRIGLVRMERAIKEKMSVYQEMSTAMPHDLINAKPVMAAIREFFGSSQLSQFMDQTNPLSEITHKRRLSALGPGGLSRERAGFEVRDVHTTHYGRICPIETPEGPNIGLISSLSCFARINEYGFIESPYRKVKDSQVLDYVAVTNSGESGLRVGDVLEINEAHKLMDQLKKDKKRVLEVEPYSFYLSAWEEDRHTIAQANIDLDDEGHLQEDLVNARRQGNFVLVPKAEVDYIDVSPKQLVSVAASLVPFLEHDDANRALMGANMQRQSVPLLVAEAPLVGTGMEGVTARDSGAVILAKRNGIVDSVDSERIIIRVEGEHHPTQLSREVGSDIYQLIKFKRSNQNTCINQKPVVRKGDRVLKGQVIADGPCTEQGELGLGRNVLVAFMPWRGYNFEDAILISEKLVREDYYTSVHIEEFEIEARDTKLGPEEITRDIPNVSEHALRDLDESGIIRIGAKVGHNDILVGKVTPKGETQLTPEEKLLRAIFGEKAGDVRDASLTCPPGIEGTVVDIRIFSRKGQEKDERAKAIEAEQIEKLEKNLGDEIRILTDERLKRLENILGGKEVQADLHDERTNKKLLSKGDILNRETIELISTRNLKRIRYNDKDPRVNEQIDEIEEMTSRQIDVLRKITNEKISKLQKGDELPPGVIKLVKVYIAMKRKLSVGDKMAGRHGNKGVIARILPEEDMPYLPDGTPMEIVLNPLGVPSRMNVGQILETHLGWAAHTLGAQVAELAKQSQDAGEVREIFKARFAGTAALNQLLELDDEQTLRVAAGMKRGIWFGTAVFDGARESEIKALLASAGLPSSGKSQLLDGMTGDPFEQPATVGYIYMLKLSHLVDDKIHARSIGPYSLITQQPLGGKAQFGGQRFGEMEVWALEAYGAAYILQELLTAKSDDVYGRTKIYEAIVKGEAAIEPGVPESFNVLIRELQSLCLDVELIKQDGKKAPAPAIAAAD from the coding sequence ATGTCCAGCGAATTGCGCGCGGTCCGTAGCCGTCTCGACTTTTCCAAAATCCCTACCGCCATTCAGATCCCAAACCTCATTGAGGTCCAGCGCCGCAGTTATGAGCGCTTCCTGCAGATGGACAAGCTGCCGCAGGAACGTGAGGACAATGGTCTGCAGTCGGTATTCACCTCTGTTTTTCCGATCACCGATTTCCGCAACGTCTCCGAGCTTGAGTTCGTGGATTACTCCATCGGCAACTGGGAGTGCAAGTGCGGCTACCTGAAGGGCCTGAACCACCTGCGTACGGCCTGCTCCACCTGCGGCCACATGGTGATCACGGACCCGTTCCACCCGGGCGACGTACTTTGCACCTTCTGCGGAACCTATAACAAGAACACGCCGGATTTCTGCACCAAGTGCGGTGACCCGGTGGGTCTGCAGCTGAAGTACGACCAGGCTGAGTGCGAAGAGCGCGGCATGACCTTCTCTGCCCCGCTGAAGGTCACCATCCGCCTGAAGATCTACGACAAGGACCCGGACACCGGTGCCAAGACTCTGCGCGACATGAAGGAGCAGGAGGTCTTCTTCGGCGATATCCCGCTGATGACGCCGAACGGCACCTTTATCGTCAACGGCACCGAGCGCGTCATCGTCTCGCAGCTGCACCGTTCGCCCGGCGTCTTCTTTGAGACGGCGAACAACCGTACCTACTTCCTGGGCAAGATCATTCCTTACCGCGGAAGCTGGGTGGAGTTCGAGTACGACCAGAAGAACATCCTGTACGTCCGCATCGACCGCAAGCGCAAGTTCCTGGGCACCATCTTCCTGCGCGCCCTGGGTCTGCGCACGGACGAGGAGATCCTGAAGACCTTCTACACCGTGGATACGATCAACGTCCGCGACCAGAAGCTGTTCTGGAAGGTGAAGGAAGAGGGCGCGACCAACCTGCTCGGCTCCAAGCCTGGAGTTGCCGTGAAGATTGACGGCAATGATGTGGCGACGCCGAACCGCAAGATCTCGCCTTCGATCCTGAAGCAGCTGCGTGCGGGCAAGGTTGAGGACGTGGAAGTGGAGACGGCCGAGTTCGACGCGGCGATCTTCGCTGCCGACGTTGTCGACCTGACGACCGGCGAGCTGCTGTACGAGGCCAACCAGGAAGTGACGACCGATAAGCTGCACAAGATCGCGCAGTCGGGCGTGACCTCGTTCGAGGCCTTCTTCCCGGAGCGCGATGATGTGGGCAACATCATCACCAACACGCTGAAGCGTGACTCGGTCCGCAAGTCGGAAGAAGCGCTGATCGAGATCTACCGCAAGCTGCGTCCCGGTGACCCGCCGACGCTGGACACCGCGACTGCGCTCTTCGAAGGCATGTTCTTCGATCCGCGCAAGTACGACTTCTCGCGTGTAGGCCGTCTGAAGTTCAACATCAAGCTGTACGAGAATGGCGATGCCAGCGAGCTGGACAAGCGCACGCTGACGCCGGAGGACTTCTACGGCACCATTCGTTACCTGCTGAAGCTTCGTAAGAACATCGGCATGGTGGACGACATCGATCACCTTGGCAACCGCCGCGTCCGCGCCGTGGGCGAACTGATGGAGAATCAGTTCCGCATCGGCCTGGTCCGTATGGAGCGTGCCATCAAGGAAAAGATGAGCGTGTATCAGGAGATGTCGACGGCCATGCCGCACGACCTGATCAACGCCAAGCCGGTCATGGCTGCCATCCGCGAGTTCTTCGGATCCTCGCAGCTGTCGCAGTTCATGGACCAGACCAACCCGCTGTCAGAAATCACCCACAAGCGCCGTCTGTCGGCCCTTGGACCGGGCGGTCTGTCGCGTGAGCGTGCCGGCTTTGAAGTCCGTGACGTACACACCACCCACTACGGCCGTATCTGCCCGATTGAAACGCCGGAAGGGCCGAACATCGGTCTGATCTCGTCGCTGTCGTGCTTTGCCCGTATCAACGAGTACGGCTTCATCGAGTCGCCTTACCGCAAGGTGAAGGACTCGCAGGTGCTGGACTACGTTGCTGTAACCAACTCGGGTGAGTCGGGTCTGCGCGTGGGCGATGTGTTGGAGATCAACGAAGCGCACAAGCTGATGGACCAGTTGAAGAAGGACAAGAAGCGCGTGCTCGAGGTTGAGCCGTACAGCTTCTACCTGTCGGCCTGGGAAGAGGATCGCCACACCATCGCACAGGCCAACATTGACCTGGACGACGAAGGCCATCTGCAGGAAGACCTGGTCAACGCTCGCCGTCAGGGCAACTTTGTCCTGGTGCCGAAGGCAGAGGTCGACTACATCGACGTCTCGCCGAAGCAGCTGGTTTCGGTCGCCGCATCGCTCGTACCGTTCCTTGAGCATGACGACGCGAACCGCGCTCTGATGGGAGCCAACATGCAGCGCCAGTCGGTTCCCCTGCTGGTGGCTGAGGCTCCGCTGGTCGGTACCGGTATGGAAGGCGTCACCGCCCGCGACTCGGGCGCCGTCATCCTGGCCAAGCGTAACGGCATCGTGGACTCGGTCGACTCCGAGCGCATCATCATCCGCGTGGAAGGTGAGCATCATCCGACGCAGCTGTCGCGTGAGGTGGGTTCGGACATCTACCAGCTGATCAAGTTCAAGCGTTCCAACCAGAACACCTGCATCAATCAGAAGCCGGTTGTCCGCAAGGGCGATCGTGTTCTGAAGGGTCAGGTCATCGCCGACGGTCCTTGCACGGAGCAGGGCGAACTCGGCCTGGGACGGAACGTACTGGTAGCCTTCATGCCGTGGCGCGGTTACAACTTCGAGGACGCGATCCTGATCTCGGAAAAGCTGGTCCGTGAGGACTACTACACCTCGGTTCACATCGAGGAGTTCGAGATCGAGGCCCGCGACACGAAGCTGGGACCGGAAGAGATCACACGCGATATTCCGAACGTCTCCGAGCACGCTCTGCGTGACCTGGACGAGTCGGGCATCATCCGCATCGGCGCCAAGGTGGGTCACAACGACATTCTGGTAGGCAAGGTAACGCCGAAGGGCGAGACCCAACTGACGCCGGAAGAGAAGCTGCTGCGCGCCATCTTCGGTGAGAAGGCCGGCGATGTACGTGACGCTTCGCTGACGTGCCCTCCGGGTATCGAAGGCACCGTGGTCGACATCCGTATCTTCAGCCGTAAGGGCCAGGAGAAGGATGAGCGTGCGAAGGCCATCGAGGCAGAGCAGATTGAGAAGCTCGAGAAGAACCTGGGCGACGAAATCCGCATTCTGACCGACGAGCGTCTGAAGCGCCTTGAGAACATCCTGGGCGGTAAGGAAGTCCAGGCTGATCTGCACGACGAGCGCACCAACAAGAAGTTGCTCTCGAAGGGCGACATTCTCAACCGCGAGACCATCGAGCTGATCTCGACGCGCAACCTGAAGCGTATCCGTTATAACGACAAGGATCCGCGCGTCAACGAGCAGATTGATGAGATCGAGGAGATGACCTCGCGCCAGATCGATGTTCTGCGCAAGATCACCAACGAGAAGATCTCGAAGCTGCAGAAGGGCGACGAGCTGCCTCCGGGCGTCATCAAACTGGTCAAGGTCTACATCGCCATGAAGCGTAAGCTTTCGGTGGGCGACAAGATGGCAGGCCGCCACGGCAACAAGGGTGTTATCGCCCGTATCCTCCCCGAAGAGGATATGCCGTACCTGCCCGACGGCACCCCGATGGAGATCGTGCTTAACCCGCTCGGCGTACCTTCCCGTATGAACGTGGGACAGATCCTCGAGACGCACCTCGGCTGGGCAGCGCATACGCTTGGCGCCCAGGTGGCAGAACTGGCCAAGCAGTCCCAGGATGCCGGTGAGGTTCGCGAGATCTTCAAGGCACGCTTTGCCGGTACCGCGGCTCTGAACCAGCTTCTGGAACTCGACGACGAGCAGACCCTGCGCGTTGCCGCTGGCATGAAGCGTGGTATCTGGTTCGGCACGGCAGTCTTCGACGGCGCTCGTGAGAGCGAGATCAAGGCTCTTCTGGCATCGGCCGGCCTGCCCAGCTCGGGCAAGTCGCAGCTGCTGGACGGCATGACCGGCGATCCGTTTGAACAGCCGGCCACCGTGGGCTACATCTACATGCTCAAGCTGTCGCACCTTGTCGACGACAAGATCCACGCTCGCTCCATCGGACCGTACTCGCTCATCACGCAGCAGCCGCTGGGTGGTAAGGCACAGTTCGGCGGACAGCGCTTCGGTGAGATGGAAGTGTGGGCGCTGGAAGCATACGGCGCAGCTTACATCCTGCAGGAGCTGCTCACCGCCAAGTCCGACGACGTCTATGGCCGTACCAAGATCTACGAGGCCATCGTCAAGGGCGAAGCTGCCATCGAGCCCGGCGTGCCGGAGTCGTTCAACGTGCTTATCCGCGAACTGCAGTCGCTCTGCCTTGATGTTGAACTCATCAAGCAGGACGGCAAAAAGGCCCCGGCCCCAGCAATCGCGGCAGCCGACTAA
- the rpoC gene encoding DNA-directed RNA polymerase subunit beta', with the protein MFRSSPFELTGPITDFDAIRISLASPEKIRSWSHGEVTKPETINYRTFKPERDGLFCARIFGPITDWECLCGKYKRMKHRGVICDKCGVEVTLSKVRRERLGHIELASPCSHVWFFKGLPSRIGHLLDISLRELEAVLYFESYVVIDPGEAPVKEREIIKDEAKFRELDQQYRPSGFKAMMGAEAIKELLKRVEIQELAIELRERMKQEQSLQKKLKYAKRLKVVEAFRKSDNKPQWMILDVIPVIPPELRPLVPLDGGRFATSDLNDLYRRVINRNNRLKKLMDLHAPEVIVRNEKRMLQEAVDALFDNGRRGRVLRGANNRPLKSLSDTLKGKQGRFRQNLLGKRVDYSGRSVIVVGPELKLHQCGLPKKMALELFKPFIYHRLEQTGHCTTIKQAKEMVELQEPIVWDILEEVIKDHPVLLNRAPTLHRLGIQAFEPVLVEGKAIKIHPLVCTAFNADFDGDQMAVHIPLSPEAQVEASVLMLASHNILSPASGAPITVPTQDMVLGLYYLTKSKVGAKGEGRTFGTIEEVLMALHAGEVETLSPIRLRYSGSVLDMTTAYDDQDILHTEAVEYHKQYISTTVGRAILNDALPDGMPYVNGLLKKKGIGQLVNFCYLNLGLEVTVKALDRIKELGFQYATRSGLSVGLDDMVIPDSKYTVVHDAEKQVIALQQQYLDGAITNGERNNKVIQLWSGITEKVADEMFGNMKRADKEGAMNPIYIMADSGARGSKQQIRQLSGMRGLMAKPSGEIIETPITANFREGLTVLQYFISTHGARKGLADTALKTADSGYLTRRLVDVAQDVIISENDCGTVEGIYVTPIIEAGETIEPLRDRIIGRVSLEKLKDFEGNTIVEINQEIDEDKASSVQAAGIERVKIRSVLTCESRRGACQLCYGRNLGSGKMVEMGEAVGVIAAQSIGEPGTQLTMRTFHVGGTASRVNEQSHLDAKNAGFVRFINLNTVRAKDGSLVAMNRSGSIAIVDEKGREKERYVVLYGAKLRVEDGAQVALGDTLGEWDPYTFSIVTEVGGTVQFKDLQEGVTLNEEVDEVTGLSRLVVTDAPDEKRQPTLLVKSDKGTKRYLMPSRAHLMITDGDEVSPGDILAKIPRESTRTKDITGGLPRVVELFEARKPRETATISEIDGVVRFGDVVKGQRKIYVTGDNGEEREYSIPRSIHVNIQEGERLRAGDQLMDGPLNPHDILAVLGERELQIYLVNEIQEVYRLQGVAISDKHIETIVRQMLRWVKIEEVGDTPFLLEQQVDKFRFREENEKAIANGGRPAIGRPLLLGITKASLSTESFISAASFQETTRVLTEASINGAVDNLRGLKENVIVGRLIPAGTGMEYYRNVQLTPELEEAAARIQQEVQEAHDAEERELEAMRMEGEQEELAAE; encoded by the coding sequence ATGTTCCGCTCCAGCCCCTTTGAACTGACCGGCCCGATCACTGACTTCGACGCCATCCGCATCTCGCTCGCCAGCCCGGAGAAGATCCGCAGCTGGTCGCATGGCGAAGTCACGAAGCCTGAAACCATCAACTACCGTACCTTCAAGCCCGAACGCGACGGCCTGTTCTGTGCCCGCATCTTCGGACCGATCACTGATTGGGAGTGCCTCTGCGGCAAGTACAAGCGCATGAAGCACCGCGGCGTGATCTGCGACAAGTGCGGCGTCGAAGTGACCCTGTCCAAGGTTCGCCGTGAGCGCCTGGGCCACATTGAGCTGGCTTCGCCCTGCTCGCACGTGTGGTTCTTCAAGGGCCTGCCCTCGCGTATCGGCCACCTGCTGGACATCTCGCTGCGCGAGCTCGAAGCGGTTCTTTACTTCGAGTCCTATGTCGTCATCGATCCAGGTGAAGCTCCGGTCAAGGAGCGCGAAATCATCAAGGACGAGGCCAAGTTCCGCGAGCTCGACCAGCAGTACCGTCCCTCCGGCTTCAAGGCCATGATGGGCGCCGAGGCGATCAAGGAACTGCTCAAGCGCGTTGAGATCCAGGAGCTCGCAATCGAGCTGCGCGAGCGCATGAAGCAGGAGCAGTCGCTCCAGAAGAAGCTGAAGTACGCCAAGCGCCTGAAGGTCGTCGAAGCCTTCCGCAAGAGCGACAACAAGCCGCAGTGGATGATCCTGGACGTGATCCCCGTCATCCCACCCGAGCTTCGCCCGCTGGTGCCGCTGGATGGCGGACGCTTTGCTACGTCTGATCTCAACGACCTCTACCGTCGTGTGATCAACCGTAACAACCGTCTGAAGAAGCTGATGGACCTGCATGCGCCTGAGGTCATCGTGCGTAACGAAAAGCGCATGCTGCAGGAGGCCGTCGATGCCCTGTTCGATAACGGCCGCCGTGGCCGCGTTCTGCGTGGCGCCAACAACCGTCCGCTGAAGTCGCTCTCTGACACCCTGAAGGGTAAGCAGGGGCGCTTCCGTCAGAACCTGCTCGGTAAGCGTGTTGATTACTCCGGCCGTTCCGTAATCGTCGTCGGTCCCGAGCTCAAGCTCCACCAGTGCGGTCTGCCGAAGAAGATGGCTTTGGAACTCTTCAAGCCCTTCATCTATCACCGCCTGGAGCAGACCGGTCACTGCACCACCATCAAGCAGGCCAAGGAGATGGTTGAGCTGCAGGAGCCCATCGTCTGGGACATCCTGGAAGAGGTCATCAAGGATCACCCGGTCCTTCTGAACCGTGCTCCAACTCTGCACCGTCTCGGTATCCAGGCGTTTGAGCCCGTGCTCGTCGAAGGTAAGGCCATCAAGATCCACCCGCTGGTCTGCACCGCCTTCAACGCCGATTTCGACGGTGACCAGATGGCTGTTCACATTCCGCTGTCGCCGGAAGCACAGGTTGAGGCTTCGGTCCTCATGCTGGCTTCGCACAACATCCTGTCGCCGGCATCGGGCGCGCCCATTACTGTCCCCACGCAGGACATGGTGCTTGGTCTGTACTACCTGACCAAGTCCAAGGTCGGCGCGAAGGGCGAGGGCCGCACCTTCGGCACCATCGAGGAAGTTCTGATGGCGCTGCACGCCGGTGAGGTTGAGACGCTGTCGCCGATCCGCCTGCGTTACTCGGGCTCCGTGCTCGACATGACCACCGCGTACGACGACCAGGACATCCTGCACACCGAGGCCGTGGAGTACCACAAGCAGTACATCTCCACCACGGTGGGCCGCGCCATCCTGAATGACGCTCTGCCGGACGGTATGCCGTACGTCAACGGCCTTCTGAAGAAGAAGGGCATTGGCCAGCTGGTGAACTTCTGCTACCTGAACCTCGGCCTGGAAGTTACGGTCAAGGCTCTGGACCGCATCAAGGAACTGGGCTTCCAGTACGCGACGCGTTCGGGTCTGTCGGTCGGTCTGGACGACATGGTCATCCCGGACTCGAAGTACACCGTTGTGCACGACGCCGAAAAGCAGGTCATCGCGCTCCAGCAGCAGTACCTGGACGGCGCTATCACCAACGGCGAGCGTAACAACAAGGTCATCCAGCTGTGGTCGGGAATCACCGAAAAGGTGGCCGACGAGATGTTCGGCAACATGAAGCGCGCTGACAAGGAAGGCGCCATGAACCCGATCTATATCATGGCGGACTCCGGTGCTCGTGGTTCGAAGCAGCAGATTCGTCAGCTGAGCGGTATGCGTGGATTGATGGCCAAGCCCTCGGGCGAAATCATCGAAACGCCCATCACGGCAAACTTCCGTGAAGGTCTTACCGTTCTGCAGTACTTCATCTCGACGCACGGCGCTCGTAAGGGTCTGGCCGATACCGCTCTGAAGACCGCTGACTCGGGTTACCTGACCCGCCGTCTGGTCGACGTAGCGCAGGACGTCATCATCAGCGAGAACGATTGCGGCACCGTGGAAGGTATCTACGTGACCCCGATCATCGAAGCCGGTGAGACCATCGAGCCGCTGCGTGACCGTATCATCGGCCGCGTATCGCTCGAGAAGCTGAAGGACTTTGAAGGCAACACCATCGTCGAGATCAACCAGGAAATCGACGAGGACAAGGCCTCCTCGGTTCAGGCTGCCGGTATTGAGCGCGTCAAGATCCGCTCGGTGCTGACCTGCGAGTCGCGCCGCGGCGCCTGCCAGCTTTGCTATGGCCGTAACCTCGGCTCCGGCAAGATGGTGGAAATGGGCGAGGCTGTCGGCGTCATCGCGGCACAGTCCATCGGTGAGCCTGGAACGCAGCTGACCATGCGTACCTTCCACGTCGGTGGAACGGCATCGCGCGTCAACGAGCAGTCGCACCTGGATGCCAAGAACGCCGGCTTCGTGCGCTTCATCAACCTCAACACCGTCCGCGCCAAGGATGGCAGCCTGGTCGCCATGAACCGCTCCGGCTCCATCGCCATCGTTGACGAGAAGGGCCGCGAGAAGGAGCGTTACGTCGTTCTCTACGGCGCGAAGCTCCGTGTCGAAGACGGCGCACAGGTTGCACTCGGCGATACGCTCGGCGAGTGGGATCCGTACACCTTCTCCATCGTGACCGAAGTTGGCGGTACGGTGCAGTTCAAGGACCTGCAGGAAGGCGTCACGCTGAACGAAGAAGTGGACGAAGTCACCGGCCTGTCGCGCCTGGTGGTTACGGACGCTCCGGACGAAAAGCGTCAGCCCACGCTGCTGGTCAAGTCGGACAAGGGAACCAAGCGTTACCTCATGCCGTCGCGTGCTCACCTTATGATCACGGACGGAGACGAGGTTTCGCCTGGCGACATCCTCGCCAAGATTCCGCGTGAGTCCACCCGTACCAAGGACATCACCGGCGGTCTGCCGCGCGTCGTAGAACTGTTCGAAGCCCGTAAGCCCCGCGAAACCGCAACGATCTCTGAGATCGACGGCGTGGTTCGCTTCGGCGATGTGGTCAAGGGACAGCGCAAGATCTACGTCACCGGTGATAACGGCGAAGAGCGCGAGTACTCGATCCCGCGTTCCATCCACGTCAACATCCAGGAAGGTGAGCGCCTGCGTGCAGGCGATCAGCTGATGGACGGCCCGCTGAACCCGCACGATATTCTCGCGGTTCTCGGCGAGCGCGAACTGCAGATCTACCTGGTCAACGAGATCCAGGAAGTCTATCGTCTGCAGGGCGTAGCCATCAGCGATAAGCACATCGAAACGATCGTTCGTCAGATGCTGCGCTGGGTGAAGATCGAGGAAGTGGGCGACACGCCGTTCCTTCTGGAACAGCAGGTCGACAAGTTCCGCTTCCGCGAGGAGAACGAGAAGGCCATCGCCAACGGAGGCCGCCCGGCTATCGGACGTCCGCTGCTGCTCGGCATCACCAAGGCCTCGCTGTCGACCGAGAGCTTCATCTCGGCTGCCAGCTTCCAGGAGACCACGCGCGTCCTGACGGAGGCTTCCATCAACGGAGCCGTCGACAACCTGCGCGGTCTGAAGGAGAACGTCATCGTAGGCCGCCTGATCCCGGCGGGTACGGGCATGGAGTACTACCGCAACGTTCAGCTCACTCCTGAGCTGGAAGAAGCAGCCGCCCGCATCCAACAGGAAGTCCAGGAAGCCCACGACGCCGAAGAGCGCGAGCTTGAGGCAATGCGTATGGAAGGCGAGCAGGAAGAACTGGCCGCCGAGTAA